A region from the Rhinoderma darwinii isolate aRhiDar2 chromosome 2, aRhiDar2.hap1, whole genome shotgun sequence genome encodes:
- the LOC142741992 gene encoding P2Y purinoceptor 2-like, translating to MNNTEIIPENSTYRCKFDEDFKYVLLPVSYGIVFCVGLVLNILALYIFLFRIRPWNASTTYMFNLAISDMLYIISLPLLIYYYSQGDNWPFGVALCKIVKFLFYTNMYCSIFFLLCISIHRFLGICYPMKSLGWLKVRNARIISVIVWVLVTAFQSPILYFVTTSTNGENTICHDTSSVDLFDMFVVYSSVNLALLFCVPFVVIIVCYVLMTRTLLRPSAASPQTSNSKRKSIKMIIIVLFVFIICFLPFHVNRTLYYYFRKLDLDCPILNAINVAYKVTRPLASANSCFDPILYFLAGQTARRNIISRSQITKVKNKFTSYVQENTWSSVTNGNIGDHTSTPSPCPTIITSM from the coding sequence ATGAATAATACCGAAATAATACCAGAAAATTCCACGTACAGGTGTAAATTCGATGAGGATTTTAAATATGTTCTCCTTCCGGTGTCGTACGGGATTGTGTTCTGCGTGGGCCTCGTTCTCAACATTTTGGCCCTTTACATCTTCCTATTCCGGATCAGACCCTGGAATGCGTCCACCACCTACATGTTCAACTTGGCCATCTCGGACATGCTGTACATCATTTCGCTGCCTCTCCTCATATACTATTATTCCCAAGGTGACAACTGGCCGTTTGGAGTGGCTCTGTGCAAGATTGTCAAATTTTTGTTCTACACCAACATGTACTGTAGCATCTTCTTCCTGCTTTGTATAAGTATCCACCGTTTCCTTGGCATCTGTTACCCAATGAAGTCACTTGGTTGGCTCAAAGTTCGGAATGCCCGGATTATATCTGTCATTGTTTGGGTTCTAGTAACCGCCTTCCAGTCCCCTATATTATACTTTGTGACCACCAGCACCAATGGGGAAAACACAATTTGCCACGACACGTCTAGTGTggatttatttgatatgtttgtgGTGTACAGCTCGGTGAACTTGGCCTTGCTCTTCTGTGTCCCTTTCGTGGTCATCATTGTGTGCTATGTCTTGATGACCCGAACACTTCTGAGGCCATCAGCAGCCTCTCCCCAGACCTCCAATTCCAAGAGGAAGTCCATAAAAATGATCATTATtgtattatttgtttttattatttgctTTTTACCCTTTCACGTGAATCGCACCCTTTATTATTACTTTCGAAAGCTAGATCTGGACTGTCCTATCTTAAATGCTATCAACGTGGCCTACAAAGTCACAAGGCCACTGGCCAGTGCCAACAGTTGCTTTGACCCAATCTTGTACTTTCTGGCCGGTCAAACAGCTCGAAGGAATATTATTTCGAGAAGTCAAATCACAAAAGTCAAAAACAAATTCACAAGTTATGTACAAGAAAATACTTGGAGTTCCGTTACCAATGGAAATATTGGTGACCATACCTCGACCCCTAGTCCATGTCCTACAATAATCACCAGTATGTGA